The window CATGGCGCCGCAGGCTGCTTCCGGGCAGCCTCTGCCCGTCGCCGTGCCTGCCCAGGAGAACCAGGGAATCCAGGGAAACCCCGGTCAGGGCGCCCCCGCCCAGGCCGGCCCCGGCGGTCCCGTTCCCGGGCAGGCCGTTCCTCCGCAGGGCATGCCGCAACCGGGTGCTCCGGGGCAGGCCCTTCCGCCGCAGGCTGTGCCGGGCCAAGCTGCTCCGGCCGGTGCGGCGGGCCCCGCGGGAGCCATCGGCCCCGGCGGAATCCCGGCAGCCGCTGTGCCCGCCCAGGGCACCCAGGCCCCCGCGCAGAACGCCCAGCAGCAGCCGCCCCAGACCCCCGCAGACGCGGCTGCGGCACAGCAGCCCTGGCCCGGTGCGGCCGACACCTCCGGCGCCGGAGTCCCCGTACAGCCGGAGGCCGGTGCGGCGGGGCAGCCCTGGCCGGGTACGGCCGACGGACCGGCGGAACCGGAGCCCGCGGCCGCGCCTGCCTCGGAGCAGCCCCGTGCCGCCCAGCCGCTCCCCGCCGAGGCCACGGCGCCTCCCGTCGACCCCAACTCGACGCAGGGCCGCGCGTTCAGCGTCCGTACGCTCGGGCAGGGCGTCCCGTTCGGGCGCCGTATGACGGACGCGCAGCAGCCCCGGCCGAGCCGGCCCGCGTCCCCGACGCCCCAGCCGATTCCTCAGGCACAGTCGCAGGCTCAAGCTCAGGTCCAAGCCCAACCCCAGGCCCAGGGCGCTCCGCAGCCCCAGGCGCCCACGCCTCCTCCGCACTCGACCAACGGCTCCGGGCGGCGTCGTAAGCTCGGCACCCGTCCCGAGCCCGTCGTCGAGGCAGCCGAGCAGTCGGACACGGCGGCCCGCCCGCACCCGCAGGGCGGCGGAGCCCAGTCCCGGCTGGCCAACACGACCGAGGGCACCGGCCGTTCGTACGCCATAGGAGCCCCTGACGAGAACGCCGATGAGGGCCCCGAGCCGCTCGACGGCCCCGGCGGGGCGGTCGAGGTCGCGAATCAGCCCCATCCGCAGCCGATGGACGACGAGCTGCCCCCGGAGCCGCTCGACAACCCGCGCCGGCTGCTGGTCTGGCCCGCGCCGGACATCACCACCCAGCAGGCGCTCAGCGACCGCGGCTACCGGCCCGTCATCGTGCACTCGCGCGAGGAGGTCGACGCGCAGATCGCCGCCTTCCCGGCCGCGCTCTTCGTCGACCCGCTCACCGGCCCGATCACGCGCACGGCGCTCCAGTCGCTGCGTCAGGCCGCCGTCGCCGCCGAGGTCCCGGTCCTAGTGACAGCGGGCCTCGGTCAGGCGACCCGTGAGGCGGCGTACGGCGCGGACCCGGCCGTACTCCTCAAGGCCCTGGCTCCGCGCGACAGCGAGCAGCACCCGCCGCGGGTCCTGCTCATCGAGGAGCACGCGGAGATCGCGCTGGCGCTGACCTCGACGCTGGAGCGGCGCGGGATGCAGGTCGCACGCGCCTCGTCGGACGAGGACGCCGTCACGCTGGCCTCGCAGATGCGGCCGAACCTGGTCGTGATGGACCTGATGCAGGTACGCCGCCGACGTGCCGGAATCGTCGACTGGCTGCGGGCGAACGGCCAGCTCAACCGCACCCCGCTCGTCGTCTACACCGCCGCCGTCGACCCGACCGAACTGCCGCGGCTCGCGGCGGGGGAGACGGTGCTGTTCCTCGCGGAACGGTCGACGAGTACCGAGGTGCAGGGCCGGATCGTGGACCTGCTGGCGCGCATCGGCACGAACTGAGCGCCCTTCCTGCCCAGCACCGCTGGTTCCGTGAGAAGTGCGCGTGCGCATACGTGAGTTGGGGCGTTGTTTCACGTGAAACAACGCCCCAACTCACTTACTGCATCAAATGCGGACAGAAGGCCATCACTCAACGCCCTCGATGACCGTCAGATCTGGGTACCGTCAGATCTGGGTGACGTCCAACTCGCCCGCCGCGTACTGCCTGCGCAGCACCTTCTTGTCGAACTTGCCCACGCTCGTCTTCGGTACCGACTCGATGATCGTCCAGCGCTCGGGAAGCTGCCACTTGGCGATCTTGCCCTCGCCGGCGAGGAACGACCGCAGGGACTCGAAGTCGGCGCCTGCGCCTTCCTTCAGCACGACGGTGGCGAGCGGACGTTCACCCCACTTGTCGTCCGGGACGGCGACGACCGCGGCCTCGGCGACGTCGGGGTGGGCCATGAGCGCGTTCTCCAGGTCCACCGAGGAGATCCACTCCCCGCCGGACTTGATGACGTCCTTGGCGCGGTCGGTGAGAGTCAGGAATCCGTCGGGGCTGATCGTGCCGACGTCGCCGGTCTTGAGCCAGCCGTCCTCGCTGAACTTGTCGGCGGGGCGCAGGACTTCGGCGCCCTGGCCGCCGTAGTACGCGCCCGCGATCCAGGGGCCGCGCACCTCGAGCTCGCCCGCCGACTCGCCGTCCCACGGCAGCCGCTCGCCGCCCGGGCCGGTCAGCCGGGCCTCGACGCTCGCCGGGAAACGGCCCTGCGTGAGGCGGTACGCGAACTCCTCGTCCGTGCCCACCACCTGGGCCGGAGGACGCGCGATCGTGCCGAGCGGGGAGGTCTCCGTCATGCCCCAGGCGTGACAGACGCGCATCCCGAGCTCGTCGAAAGCCTTCATCAGGGCGGGGGGACAGGCCGAGCCGCCGATGGTGACCTGGGTCAGCGAACTCACGTCACGGGGCTTGGCCTTGAGCTCGGCGAGCAGTCCCTGCCAGATGGTCGGGACGGCGGCCGCGTGTGTCGGGCGCTGGCTCTCGATCATCTCAGCGAGCGGGGCGGGCTGGAGGAAACGGTCCGGCATCAGCACGTTCACGCCGGTCATGAACATCGCGTGCGGCAGGCCCCAGGCGTTCACATGGAACTGCGGGACGACGACGAGAGAGGTGTCCGCGTCGGTGAGGCCCATGGACTGCGCCATGTTGACCTGCATCGAGTGCAGATAGATCGACCGGTGGGAGTAGATGACTCCCTTGGGGTCGCCGGTCGTGCCGGAGGTGTAGCACATGGCCGCGGCCTGGCGCTCGTCCAGCTCCGGCCAGTCGTAGCTCTCCGGCTTGCCGGCGATCAGGTCCTCGTACTCGTGCACCTGGACCGACGCCCCGTCCAGCAGTGAACGGTCGCCGGGGCCGGAGACCACCACGTGCTCGATGGTCTTGAGGTGGGGCAGCAGCGGCGCGAGCAGCGGAAGCAGCGAACCGTTGGCGACGACCACGCGGTCGGCCGCGTGGTTGACGATCCAGACGAGCTGCTCGGGGGGTAGCCGAAGGTTGAGCGTGTGGAGGATCGCGCCCATGGCGGGGATCGCGTAGTACGCCTCGACGTGCTCGGCGTTGTTCCACATCAGCGTCGCGACCCGGTCGTCGTCCCGGACTCCGAGGTCGACACGCAGCGCATGCGCCAGCTGTGCCGCCCGCCTCCCGATCTCGGCGAACGAGCGCCTCTGCGGCTCACCCTCACCGGTCCAGGTGATCACCTGAGATGAACCGTGGATCGTCGACCCGTGGGTCAGGATCCTCGAGATCAACAGCGGTACGTCCTGCATCGTGCTCAGCACGGCGTCCTCCCGGGGGCGACATTGCCTACGCGGTAGTAAGGGTTGGGCTGATTCTGCTCACATACCGCGCGGTATGTCACTACTCCGGGATGATCGATCACGTCACGACAGGATTCCTTGCCCCGGCGTGAGCAGTGTGCTTGCCCCGCACTGATCAGCCACACCGATCAGCGCACAGGACCCAGCTCGGGGTCCTCGCGAAGCTTGCCGAGCGCACGCGACACGGCCGACTTGACCGTACCGATCGACACTCCCAGTACGTCCGCCGTCTGCGCCTCGCTCAGGTCCTCGTAGTACCTCAGGACGACCATCGCCCGCTGCCGCGCGGGCAACTTCATGATCGCGCGCCACATCGCGTCGTGCAGCGCCTGCTGTTCCGCCGGGTCCCCGGCCGGCGGAGCCTCCGGCTCCGGCAGCTCGTCGCACGCGAACTCGTCGACCTTCCGCTTTCGCCATTGCGACGTCCGCGTGTTCAGCAACGCGCGCCGTACATAGCCGTCGAGGGCCCGGTGGTCCTCGATCCGCTCCCACGCGACATACGTCTTCGTGAGGGCGGTCTGCAGCAGGTCCTCCGCGTCGCTCGGGTTCGCGGTCAGCGAGCGAGCGGTACGCAGCAGCACTGGTTGGCGGGCCTTGACGTACGAGGAGAACGACGGGTACGCAAGGGTCCGCGTCGCCGCATTCGAAGCGCTGGTGCAGACGGTTGTGGTCATGGCTCCACGCTAGGAGCGCCCCCTACTCCAGCGGATCGGCCGCAGGTCCCGAAGCCGTGTCCGCCTCAGGTTGTAGGAGGGGGGCTGGCCCCACCTACTGAAGGTGGACGCCGGGCCCCGGCCCCCTGAGGGTTCACCCCTGAGAGACGGCTCCCCCTGCAGTAGCCCGGACCCAGGAATGATGCGGGAGCAGTACGGCCGCACTCCGTGAGCTCTCCCGGAGGGTACGCCGGGGCGCGCACCAAGCGCGAAAGCGAGCGCCTTGGGCTGCGCCGAGCTCCGGCCGAGGCCGCGCTGTAGCGCGGACGCCGCGCCGAGACCCGACCGACGCAGACACCGACGCCGACGCCGACGCCGACGCCGACGCATCGACCGAGTCGCATACGGCGAGTGAGGCGAGTGAAGGACGGCCTCGCTCCGGCGCCCGGCCTGGACATGCGTCCCGCCCAGCCTGGGCATGCCCCCGCCTGGCCCGGGCCCACACTGCTGTCATCCGCCCTGCCCAGTCCGGACACACATCGCGGTCACCCGCCCAGCCCGGCCCGGACGCGCGCCTCCGCCATCCACCCCGCCCAGTCCGGACGCGCGCCGTCATCCGCCCCGCCCCGGCATCAGCCCCGGTCGTCCGAGCCCAGGATCAATCCCGATGTGGGGACCCCCGTCCCCGCCGTCACCAGTACCCGGTGGGCCCCGGGTATCTGGTTCACGGACGTGCCCCGGAGCTGTCGTACGCCTTCCGCCACACCGTTCATCCCGTGCAGATACGCCTCCCCGAGCTGCCCCCCGTGCGTGTTCAACGGCAACCGCTCCTCGGCGACGAAGTCCGCGGCCTCGCCCGGCTTGCAGAACCCGAACTCCTCCAGCTGCGTCAGCACGAACGGTGTGAAGTGGTCGTACAGGATCCCCACGTCTATCCCGGCCGGCGTAAGCCCGGACGTGCGCCAGAGCTGCCGTGCCACCACACCCATCTCCGGCAGCCCTGTCAGGTCGTCCCGGTAGAAGCTGGTCATCTGCTCCTGCGCGCGTCCCGCGCCCTGGGCGGCCGCGGTGATCACGGCGGGCGGATGTGGCAGGTCCCGCGCCCGCTCCACCGAGGTGACGACCAGGGCCTGACCGCCGTCGGTCTCCTGACAGCAGTCCAGCAGCCGCAGCGGTTCGACGATCCACCGCGACGTGGCATGGTCGGCGAGTGTGATCGGTTTGCCGTGGAAGTACGCCGCCGGGTTCGTCGCCGCGTACTTCCGGTCGACGACCGCGACCTGCCCGAACGCCTCGGGCGTCAGTCCGTACGTGTGCAGATAGCGCTGAGCCGCCATCGCCACCCAGGACGCGGGTGTGAGCAGTCCGAACGGCAGTGACCAGCCGAGCGCCGCGCCCTCGGCCGACGGCTCGCGCTGTTGCACCCCCGAACCGAATCTCCGTCCCGACCTCTCGTTGAACGCCCGGTAGCAGACCACCACCTCGGCCACGCCCGTGGCCACGGCGAGAGCCGCCTGCTGGACGGTCGCACAGGCCGCGCCTCCGCCGTAGTGGATCCGCGAGAAGAAGGACAGCTCGCCCATGCCGGCCGCCTGGGCGACGGTGATCTCCGGGCTGGTGTCCATTGTGAACGTCACCATCCCGTCCACGTCGGCCGGTGTGAGCCCCGCGTCGTCGAGCGCGGCCCGCACCGCCTCGACGGCCAGCCGCAGTTCGCTGCGCCCCGAGTCCTTGGAGAACTCGGTGGCCCCGATCCCGACGATCGCCGCCCGCCCACCGAGCGCGTCCCTCGTCCGTACGCTCATGGCCGACTCCCCGCCTCTTCGACCGCGGCGCCCTCGGCTCTCCCAGCTCCCTCAATGCCCTCAGCGCCATCAACTCCACTGGCTCCACTGGCCGCTCCGGCTCCGGCTCCGGCTCCGGGGACAGTGACCGTCACCGTTCCGGTCACATGTCTGCCGATTCCGTTGGCCCCCACCACCCTGACCGTCGCCGTGTCGCCCTCGACCTTCTCCACCGTGCCGGTCAACACCATCGTGTCGCCCGGGTAGTTGGGCGCACCCAGCCTGATCGCGACCCTCCGCAGCACGGACCGGGGTCCGAACCGGTCCGTGATGTAGCGCCCGACCAGCCCGTTGGTCGTCAGGATGTTCATGAAGATGTCCGGCGAACCCTTCTGCCGCGCGAGTTCCGCGTCGTGGTGCACGTCCTGGTAGTCCCGCGACGCGATCGCACCGGCGACGATGAGCGTGCGGGTGATCTCGATCTCCAGCGGCGGCAGGGTGTCTCCGACCCGCAGCGACCCGACCTCGGTGTTCATGCGTCCCCCTCTCCGTGCACGATCAACTCCCCCAGTTCCTGGAGCACTTCGCTCCCGCACCCCAGATACGCGTCCAGCTGCCGCCCCCACAGAAAGTGCCGGTGCACGGGATGGTCGAGGTCGGCCCCCATACCGCCGTGCAGATGCTGGCCCGCGTGCACCACACGGGACCCCGCCTCCGACGCCCACCAGGCCGCGGTCAGCGCGTGCGTCGCGTAGTTCAGCCCCTCGTCCCGCCGCCATGCCGCTTCGTAGGCCGTGACCCGTATCGCCTCGGTGTCCATGTACGCGTCGGCCGCCCGGAGTTGGACCCCCTGTTTGGTCGCGAGCGGTCTCCCGAACTGCTCGCGGGTGTTGGTGTGGTCGACCGCCCGAGCCACCGAACCCGCGCACACTCCGGCCTGCAGCCCCGCGAAGGCGGTACGCGCGGTGGCCAGTACGTCGTCGTACGCCCCTATGCCCTCCACGTCCCCCTCAGGACCGCCAAGGCGCTCGCCCGGTGTGCTGTCCAGCGTCAGCCGTCCCGCCGACCAGGGCGCTGTCAGCTCGACGGGCTCGCACTGCGCGTCGACGGTCCGTACGAGCCACAGGCTGTGCTCGTCGTCGGCGACAAGCACATGCGTGGCATCGCGGAGCCACGGCACCACGGGGACCACACCGCTCAACTCCCCGGAACCGCCCACCCGTACGGCAGCCTCGGGCAGGGCGCCGGCCACGACCACTGTCCCGTCCCCGATCGCGGGCAGCAGCCGCTCCCGCTGCTCCGCCGAGCCATTGGCTGACACCGCCAGCAGCCCGTACACACAACTCGCCGCGAACGGGACCTGGGCCGTGGTCCGCCCCTGTTCCTCCAGCAGGAGCACCAGCCCGAGGAGCCCTATGTCCTCGATGGCGGCCGGCAACCCGGCTTCGCACAACGCCTTCCACAGCTCGGCGTCGCTGCCGGTTCCCGCGGCGGTCAGCCGCTCGTGGGTGGACAGGTCGCCGAAGATCCGCGCGGCCAGCTCGCGGGCCGCCGCCTGCTCCTCCGTGGGCGTGAAGTCCATGTCAGCCCCCGCTCCTCTCGACGGCCCGGAAGACCGGCAGCTCCAACTCCTCGTCCACCTGCTCGAACTCCAGCCGAACCGGCATCCCGATCCGCACCCGGTCGTGCGGCACTCCCACCACGTTGCTGATCATCCGCACGCCCTCCGCGAGTTCGATCAGCCCCACCGCATACGGCGGGTCGAAGGCCGGGAAGGGCGGGTGGTGCATCACCACGTACGAGTAGACGGTCCCCTCGCCGCCCGCCTCGACCGTGTCCCAGTCCGGGCAACCGCACGCGTTGCACCCCGGCAGCCAGGGGAATCGCAGCGTCCTGCATCCGTCGCAGCGCTGTATGAGGAGCCGGTGCCGGGACACGCCCTCCCAGAAGCCGGCGTTGTCGCGATTGACGACGGGGCGGGGCCGCTTGGGCGGTGAGATCTCGGCAGCCACCCCTGCCTTCGGAAGCGCGGCCGCCCCCTCCGGACTCGGAGCACTCCTTCTCCGAACCGCGGGCGCGTACTTCAGGATCCGGAACCGATGTGTCCCCACCGTCCGGCCCCCCACGCGTACATCCATCCGCGTCGTGACGAAGTACCCCGTGCCCAGCTTGGTCGTCTTGCGCTCGGAGACCGATTCGATCACCGCGTCGAAGGTGATCGCGTCCCCGGGCCGCAGCGGCCGCAGATACTCCTGCTCGCAGTCGGTGGCGACCACCGACGCGTACCCGGCGTCGTCGAGCAGCCCGAGCAGCTCGTCGTACGCATCGGAGCGCCCCGCGTGCCCGGAGAGGCCCCCCATCGTCCACGCCTGGAGCATGGTGGGCGGCGCTGTGGCGTCCGCACCCGCGTACGCCGGGTTCGTGTCTCCCATCGCCTCGCACCAGTGCCGGATCATCGGCTCGTTGACCAGGTCCTTGCCCACACCGCCGACCGCGGCGGCCTGGCCCTCGTACGCCTTCGCCCGCGCGAACACGTCCTCGCACCCGCCGCCCACGCCCAAGGCCGCCGCCCCCTCGCCGCCCTCGCCCGAGGCCGCCGCCCCCGCTCCGCCCGGAACCTCCCGCTCGCTCACCGCCGCCCCCTGGTCATCCCGAGCCGCATGGTCGCCACGATCTCCCGCTGCACCTCGCTCACCCCGCCCCCGAACGTGTTGATCTGAGCCGCCCTGTTCATCCGCTCCAGCTCGCCGTCCCCGAACACACCCGGCGATCCGGAACGGACCAGCGCGTCCGATCCGACGATTTCCTGACACATTCGGTACACCGCGACCGCCGATTCGGTTCCCACGACTTTCACGCCGCTCGCATCGCCGGGTGCCAGCCGACCGGCCCCCACATCCCCCACCAAACGCCAGTTGAGCAGGCGTGTTGCCGCCAGCCGGGCATGCACTTCGGCCAGCCTCGACCGCACCCACGGCTCGTCAACCCTGCGCCGCCCCGTCACCGGATCGGGGGTACTCGCGGCGGCCAGTGCGGCCGCGTAGAAGTCCTCGGCCTGCATACCGATCGCCGCGAGCGCGACCCGCTCGTGGTTGAGCTGATTGGTGATGAGCCCCCAGCCGCCGTTCTCCTCACCGACGAGGTTGCCCGCCGGGACCCGGATGCCGTCGTAGTACGTGGCTGTCGTGGTCAGCCCGCCCACTGTGGCAATCGGTGTCCACGAGAACCCGGGGGCGTCGGTGGGCACGAGCAGGATCGAGATCCCCTTGTGTTTCGGCGCGTCGGGGTCCGTACGGCAGGCGAGCCAGATCCAGTCGGCCTGCTGGGCGTTGGAGGTGAACACCTTCTGCCCGTCGACGAGCCACTCACCGCCGTCCACCCGCACGGCCCGGGTCCGCAGCGACGCCAGGTCCGTCCCCGCGGACGGCTCGCTGTACCCGATCGCGAACACGAGTTCCCCGCGCAGGATCCGCGGCAGGAAGTAGTCCTTCTGTTCGTCGGTCCCGTACTTCATGAGCGTCGGCCCGACCGTGTTGAGCGTGACCATGGAGACCGGAGCGCCCGCCCGGTAGGCCTCGTCGAAGAAGACGAACTGCTCGTCGGCGCCGCGCCCTTGGCCCCCGTACGCGACGGGCCAGCCGAGCCCCAGCCACCCGTCGGCCCCGATCCGGCGCAACAGCGCCCGCTGCCGTTCCGAGGCACCCGGACCACCCGATCCCGAGGCCGAGCCCGGGGCCGATTCCGAGGCCGACTCCGAGGCCGATTCCGCGGGCAGCGGCGGTCCGTCCGGCATCAGTTCCCGGAAGTACGTGCGGAGTTCGGCGCGCAGTCGTCGCTGGCGCTCGGTGGGGGCGAGATGCACGACGACGGCCCTCCCGGACCTCGTACGAACAAGGGTTTCTGACTGTCCGTCAGATGCCTGTGACTGTCAAGGTCACGGACCTCGACCGCAAGGGTCACGGCCTCCCGCCCGGCACATATGCGGAAACGTCTGCGCGGCGGCACCCAAGTGCCGCCGCGCAGACGTGTTACCACCCCACAAAGCACCCCACTGAGGAGGCGTTCGACCGCCGGGGGTCTCCAGTCCCCGGCAGCCGCCGGCTCACCAGAGCTCGGTGAAGTTGACGGCGACGTTCTCGTTCGACTGGTCGATGGCCGTGAACGCGGAACCGTTCACCTGAGCCGTGTTGCTCTGGTTCGAGGCACCGGAGCCGACGGCCTGCTGCTGAGTCGTGGACGAGGTCCCGTAGTTGTCGCCACCGACACCACTGCCGACGACGTTCGCCACGGCCGCGTTCGATCCGTTGTCCGCGAAGGCGCCGTTGTCAGCCGTCGCAACACCCGAGAAGAGGGCGACGGCGAGCGGCAGGGCTGCCGCGGCGGCGAGAAGGCGGGCGGTACGGATGCTTGCCATGTCTATTCCTCCAGAAGCGGAAGTTCGCACCGGCCAGGACCGGCTGAGTACGGCTTGTTCCGGGGCAGTTGGCCGACCGCCTCGGTGTCTGTCACGACGTCGCGAGACCAGAATTGCCCACCGAATCCCCGGCGAACCACCCCGGAAGGCACTATTCGCTCGCAAGCGTGAGGACATGTCGATAAACCCCCTTCACGCGACCAAAACCGCAGATCAGGGCGGTGCGGGCGACTCAATCCCATACGCCGCAAGGGACGAAGCGTTCCGGCAGATTTTCAGCCAATCCTGCGGGGCCGGTTTCCACCCCTCCGGGACCGGCCTTCCTTCACCGCACCCCCGGAGCACCTCTTCCTTTTTTCGAACACTCGTACGAACATGGAGTCATGGCCACCATCGACCGGCAGGCCACGACGCTGGCCCTCGCACACGCCCTGTCAGCCGCCGAACGCGGACTGGCCGTCATCCCGCTGTCCCGAACCAAACTTCCGGCACTGCGCTCCCCGCACCGCGACGACCCCACGGCCCCGCTCTGCCACGGCGAGTGCGGCCGCTTCGGGCACGGTGTGTACGACGCCTCGATCGACCCCGTTCGCATCCGAGAGCTCTTCGCCGCCGCCCCCTGGGCCACCGGCTACGGCATCGCGTGCGGGCTGGACCCGCATCGCCTGATCGGCATCGACCTCGACACCAAATCAGGTACGGACTCGTCCGCGGCGCTCCGGGAACTGGCCCTGCGCCACCTGTTCACGATCCCGGAGACGGTCGTCGTGCTGACCCCCAGCGGCGGCCGCCACGTCTGGCTGAGCGGCCCGCCGGACGTCGTCGTCCCCAACTCGGCGGGCCGCCTGGCCCCCGGAATCGACATCCGCGGCGCGGGCGGCTATCTCGTAGGTCCCGGCTCACGCACCGAACACGGCGCCTACAGCACGGCCCCGGGCACCGCCCACCTGGCACCCGCCGCCTGCCCGCCGTCCCTTCTGCAGCTCCTCCTGCCGCCGCCGCGCACCGGCCGCCACGCCGCCGGCCCCGTCTCGGCGGGCCAACACGGCCAGGGCCTCGTCCAGTTCGTCCTCGCCGCCCACGAGGGACAGCGCAACACCCGCCTCTTCTGGGCCGCTTGCCGCGCCTACGAGAACGGCCTCGGCCCGGACCTCACCGAGTCCCTGGTGGACGCCGCCGTCCGCACCGGCCTCACCGAACGCGAGGCCCGCTCGACCATCACATCGGCATCCCGCATGACGAGGCACCGTCCTTAGCTCCGCCGCGATCGAAAACGGCCCCCTAGGAGCCCAGAAAACCGAGGAGAGCCGGAAAACAACCACTCACGCGCGCGTGCACCCCAAAAACACCCACGCACCGCCAACGACAGCAGGGGCGTCCGGAACCTCTCGGTTCCGGACGCCCCTGCTCCTCGCACTGCGGTGGGTGTGGGATTTGAACCCACGGTCACATCGCTGCGACGACGGTTTTCAAGACCGTTCAGCGGTCCATGCTGGATCTAACCCTGACCAGCATGTACGCGGTCGGGGATCGTCGCGTAGGGATG is drawn from Streptomyces liliifuscus and contains these coding sequences:
- a CDS encoding long-chain fatty acid--CoA ligase produces the protein MLSTMQDVPLLISRILTHGSTIHGSSQVITWTGEGEPQRRSFAEIGRRAAQLAHALRVDLGVRDDDRVATLMWNNAEHVEAYYAIPAMGAILHTLNLRLPPEQLVWIVNHAADRVVVANGSLLPLLAPLLPHLKTIEHVVVSGPGDRSLLDGASVQVHEYEDLIAGKPESYDWPELDERQAAAMCYTSGTTGDPKGVIYSHRSIYLHSMQVNMAQSMGLTDADTSLVVVPQFHVNAWGLPHAMFMTGVNVLMPDRFLQPAPLAEMIESQRPTHAAAVPTIWQGLLAELKAKPRDVSSLTQVTIGGSACPPALMKAFDELGMRVCHAWGMTETSPLGTIARPPAQVVGTDEEFAYRLTQGRFPASVEARLTGPGGERLPWDGESAGELEVRGPWIAGAYYGGQGAEVLRPADKFSEDGWLKTGDVGTISPDGFLTLTDRAKDVIKSGGEWISSVDLENALMAHPDVAEAAVVAVPDDKWGERPLATVVLKEGAGADFESLRSFLAGEGKIAKWQLPERWTIIESVPKTSVGKFDKKVLRRQYAAGELDVTQI
- a CDS encoding SigE family RNA polymerase sigma factor; the encoded protein is MTTTVCTSASNAATRTLAYPSFSSYVKARQPVLLRTARSLTANPSDAEDLLQTALTKTYVAWERIEDHRALDGYVRRALLNTRTSQWRKRKVDEFACDELPEPEAPPAGDPAEQQALHDAMWRAIMKLPARQRAMVVLRYYEDLSEAQTADVLGVSIGTVKSAVSRALGKLREDPELGPVR
- a CDS encoding lipid-transfer protein, encoding MSVRTRDALGGRAAIVGIGATEFSKDSGRSELRLAVEAVRAALDDAGLTPADVDGMVTFTMDTSPEITVAQAAGMGELSFFSRIHYGGGAACATVQQAALAVATGVAEVVVCYRAFNERSGRRFGSGVQQREPSAEGAALGWSLPFGLLTPASWVAMAAQRYLHTYGLTPEAFGQVAVVDRKYAATNPAAYFHGKPITLADHATSRWIVEPLRLLDCCQETDGGQALVVTSVERARDLPHPPAVITAAAQGAGRAQEQMTSFYRDDLTGLPEMGVVARQLWRTSGLTPAGIDVGILYDHFTPFVLTQLEEFGFCKPGEAADFVAEERLPLNTHGGQLGEAYLHGMNGVAEGVRQLRGTSVNQIPGAHRVLVTAGTGVPTSGLILGSDDRG
- a CDS encoding MaoC family dehydratase, whose amino-acid sequence is MRVGDTLPPLEIEITRTLIVAGAIASRDYQDVHHDAELARQKGSPDIFMNILTTNGLVGRYITDRFGPRSVLRRVAIRLGAPNYPGDTMVLTGTVEKVEGDTATVRVVGANGIGRHVTGTVTVTVPGAGAGAGAASGASGVDGAEGIEGAGRAEGAAVEEAGSRP
- a CDS encoding acyl-CoA dehydrogenase family protein; this encodes MDFTPTEEQAAARELAARIFGDLSTHERLTAAGTGSDAELWKALCEAGLPAAIEDIGLLGLVLLLEEQGRTTAQVPFAASCVYGLLAVSANGSAEQRERLLPAIGDGTVVVAGALPEAAVRVGGSGELSGVVPVVPWLRDATHVLVADDEHSLWLVRTVDAQCEPVELTAPWSAGRLTLDSTPGERLGGPEGDVEGIGAYDDVLATARTAFAGLQAGVCAGSVARAVDHTNTREQFGRPLATKQGVQLRAADAYMDTEAIRVTAYEAAWRRDEGLNYATHALTAAWWASEAGSRVVHAGQHLHGGMGADLDHPVHRHFLWGRQLDAYLGCGSEVLQELGELIVHGEGDA
- a CDS encoding bifunctional MaoC family dehydratase N-terminal/OB-fold nucleic acid binding domain-containing protein, translated to MGGGCEDVFARAKAYEGQAAAVGGVGKDLVNEPMIRHWCEAMGDTNPAYAGADATAPPTMLQAWTMGGLSGHAGRSDAYDELLGLLDDAGYASVVATDCEQEYLRPLRPGDAITFDAVIESVSERKTTKLGTGYFVTTRMDVRVGGRTVGTHRFRILKYAPAVRRRSAPSPEGAAALPKAGVAAEISPPKRPRPVVNRDNAGFWEGVSRHRLLIQRCDGCRTLRFPWLPGCNACGCPDWDTVEAGGEGTVYSYVVMHHPPFPAFDPPYAVGLIELAEGVRMISNVVGVPHDRVRIGMPVRLEFEQVDEELELPVFRAVERSGG
- a CDS encoding acyl-CoA dehydrogenase family protein, yielding MHLAPTERQRRLRAELRTYFRELMPDGPPLPAESASESASESAPGSASGSGGPGASERQRALLRRIGADGWLGLGWPVAYGGQGRGADEQFVFFDEAYRAGAPVSMVTLNTVGPTLMKYGTDEQKDYFLPRILRGELVFAIGYSEPSAGTDLASLRTRAVRVDGGEWLVDGQKVFTSNAQQADWIWLACRTDPDAPKHKGISILLVPTDAPGFSWTPIATVGGLTTTATYYDGIRVPAGNLVGEENGGWGLITNQLNHERVALAAIGMQAEDFYAAALAAASTPDPVTGRRRVDEPWVRSRLAEVHARLAATRLLNWRLVGDVGAGRLAPGDASGVKVVGTESAVAVYRMCQEIVGSDALVRSGSPGVFGDGELERMNRAAQINTFGGGVSEVQREIVATMRLGMTRGRR
- a CDS encoding bifunctional DNA primase/polymerase; protein product: MATIDRQATTLALAHALSAAERGLAVIPLSRTKLPALRSPHRDDPTAPLCHGECGRFGHGVYDASIDPVRIRELFAAAPWATGYGIACGLDPHRLIGIDLDTKSGTDSSAALRELALRHLFTIPETVVVLTPSGGRHVWLSGPPDVVVPNSAGRLAPGIDIRGAGGYLVGPGSRTEHGAYSTAPGTAHLAPAACPPSLLQLLLPPPRTGRHAAGPVSAGQHGQGLVQFVLAAHEGQRNTRLFWAACRAYENGLGPDLTESLVDAAVRTGLTEREARSTITSASRMTRHRP